One window from the genome of Carassius carassius chromosome 15, fCarCar2.1, whole genome shotgun sequence encodes:
- the LOC132158944 gene encoding frizzled-1-like yields MAARGASALFLLAFGILEASAQYGMSIPEHGFCQPITIPLCTDIAYNETIMPNLLGHTNQEDAGLEVHQFYPLVKVQCSPDLKFFLCSMYAPVCTVLEQALPPCRSLCERARQGCEALMNKFGFQWPESLACESFPVHGGELCVGQNTSERSAPVNPTPDVTQATPEHTRKGRFRCPTSLKVPPYLNYRFMGEENCGAPCEPKKLNGVMYFSEDEQKFARIWIGIWSVLCCASTLFTVLTYLVDMERFSYPERPIIFLSGCYTMVSIAHIAGFLLEDKVVCNEQFDNEFRTVVQGTKKEGCTILFMMLYFFSMASSIWWVILALTWFLAAGMKWGHEAIEANSQYFHLAAWAVPAIKTITILAVGQVDGDVLSGVCYVGINSVDALRGFVLAPLFVYLFIGTSFLLAGFVSLFRIRTIMKHDGTKTEKLEKLMVRIGIFSVLYTVPATIVIACYFYEQAFRDQWEQTWSAQSCKTYAVPCPVHNPQMNPDFTVFMIKYLMTLIVGITSGFWIWSGKTLNSWRKFYTRLANNKQGETTV; encoded by the coding sequence ATGGCCGCGCGCGGTGCGTCTGCGCTCTTCCTGCTCGCCTTTGGAATACTGGAAGCGAGCGCGCAGTACGGCATGTCGATACCCGAGCACGGCTTCTGCCAGCCCATCACAATCCCTCTGTGCACGGACATCGCGTACAACGAGACCATCATGCCCAACCTCCTCGGCCACACGAACCAGGAGGACGCGGGGCTGGAGGTGCACCAGTTCTACCCGCTCGTTAAAGTGCAGTGCTCGCCGGATCTCAAGTTCTTCTTGTGCTCCATGTACGCGCCGGTGTGCACGGTGCTGGAGCAGGCGCTGCCCCCGTGCCGTTCGCTGTGCGAGCGCGCGCGCCAAGGCTGCGAGGCGCTCATGAATAAATTCGGCTTCCAGTGGCCGGAGAGTCTCGCGTGCGAGTCCTTCCCGGTTCACGGCGGAGAGCTGTGCGTGGGGCAGAACACGTCTGAGCGGAGCGCACCGGTCAACCCGACTCCAGATGTGACCCAAGCGACACCCGAGCATACCAGGAAGGGGCGTTTTCGATGCCCAACTTCGCTTAAAGTCCCTCCGTATCTAAACTACCGCTTTATGGGCGAGGAAAACTGCGGCGCACCGTGCGAACCCAAGAAACTCAACGGGGTGATGTACTTCAGCGAGGACGAGCAGAAGTTTGCGCGCATTTGGATCGGCATCTGGTCGGTTTTGTGCTGTGCTTCTACTTTATTCACCGTCCTGACTTATTTAGTGGACATGGAGCGCTTCAGTTACCCGGAAAGACCCATTATATTCCTTTCCGGGTGTTATACGATGGTGTCCATCGCTCACATCGCCGGATTTCTGCTGGAGGACAAAGTGGTTTGCAATGAGCAGTTCGATAATGAGTTTAGGACAGTGGTGCAAGGCACCAAAAAGGAAGGTTGCACGATTCTGTTCATGATGTTGTACTTCTTCAGCATGGCCAGCTCTATCTGGTGGGTCATTCTCGCGCTCACTTGGTTCCTCGCTGCTGGGATGAAATGGGGTCACGAGGCTATTGAAGCGAATTCGCAATATTTCCATTTAGCAGCGTGGGCAGTGCCAGCCATCAAGACCATCACCATCCTCGCCGTGGGTCAAGTGGATGGAGATGTGCTCAGTGGCGTCTGCTATGTGGGCATCAACAGCGTGGACGCGCTGCGCGGGTTCGTCCTGGCGCCGCTCTTCGTCTATCTGTTCATCGGTACTTCGTTCCTCCTGGCGGGCTTCGTGTCTCTGTTCCGTATCAGGACCATTATGAAGCACGACGGCACCAAAACGGAGAAGCTGGAGAAGCTGATGGTGCGCATTGGCATCTTCAGTGTCCTCTACACTGTTCCAGCCACCATCGTGATCGCGTGCTACTTCTACGAGCAGGCCTTTCGGGATCAGTGGGAACAGACGTGGAGCGCGCAATCGTGCAAGACGTACGCGGTGCCGTGCCCCGTGCACAACCCACAGATGAACCCGGATTTCACGGTGTTCATGATCAAGTACCTGATGACCCTGATCGTGGGCATCACGTCTGGATTCTGGATATGGTCTGGAAAGACGCTTAACTCGTGGAGGAAGTTCTACACGAGACTGGCGAACAACAAACAAGGAGAAACAACAGTGTGA